Within the Candidatus Binatia bacterium genome, the region CACGGCGGCGCCGGCTACACGGCCGAGCTGCCGCTGGAGAAGCTCATGCGCGACGCCAAGATGTTCGAAATTGGCGGCGGCACCAACGAGATGCAGCTGCAGACCATCGCGCGGGCGCTGCTGGCGTGATTGCTCATACACCCCTCGGACGCCCTTCAAGCGGCGACCCTCCCCGGCGACGAGGGACAATGCGCTTCAGCGGCACACGGCACGGCAACCGCGAACCACCGTACTTGGATTTCAGTCGTACTGCTTGATGACGTTGCTGGCGATCACCAACCGCTGGATCTCGCTCGTCCCCTCGTAGATCTCGGTGATACGAGCATCACGGTAATGGCGCTCCGCCGGAAATTCGCTCACGTAGCCGTTGCCGCCCAAGATCTGAATGGCTTGGTGGGTCACAAACGTTGCCGTTTCAGAGGCAGCCAACTTGGCCATCGCCGCCTCGGTGGTGAACCGTGTTCCCTGATCCTTCAATTGCGCCGCGCGCCAGGTCAGCAGACGCGCCGAATCGATGCGCAACGCCATATCGGCGATCTTGAACTGAATCGCCTGCAGGTTCGCGATCGGCGCGCCGAAGGCTTGGCGCTGTTTGGCATACGCCACCGCCTCCTCCAACGCCGCCTGCGCAATGCCGACCGCCTGCGCCGCGATTCCGATACGTCCGCCGTCGAGGGTGGTCATGGCGATCTTGAAGCCCTCGCCCTCTTGCCCGAGAAGGTTCTCCCGCGGGATGCGGCAATCTTCGAAAATCAAGTTGCACGTGGACGACGCCCGGATGCCGAGCTTCTCTTCCTTCTTTCCCAGCGACAGTCCTTCGGTCGGCATGGGCACCAGGAAGGCGCTGATACCCTTGTGCTTCTTGGCGCGGTCGGTGGTGGCAAACACAACGGCCGCACTGGCCTCGTAGCCATTGGTGATCCACGCCTTGGTGCCGTTGAGCACCCAGTAGTCGCCCTGGCGCTGGGCCGTGGTCTTGGCAGCGCCAGCGTCGGAACCGTTGCCCGGCTCGCTCAAAGCGAAACAGCCGAGCTGTTGGCCGGCGGCGAAAGGCCTGAGGAACGTCTTCTTTTGCACCGGCGTGGCGAACTTCAACACCGGATCGCAGTAGAGCGAATTGTTCGCACTCATGATCACGCCGGTGGAGGCGCAGCCGCGGCTGATCTCTTCCATGGCGATGGCGTACGCCAGGCAATCAAGGCCCGCCCCGCCCTCCTCCTCGGGGATCGCCACCCCCATCAGTCCCAGCTCCGCCAGGTGCTCGACCTGCTCCGCCGGATAACGGTGCTCGCGATCCAGCGCGGCAGCGATCGGTACCAACTCCCTGTCGGAGAATTCGCGGCAGGTCTTGCGCAGCATCTCATGCGTCTCAGACAGCGCAAACATAACGTGTCATCCTCTCTTTCGGTCTCAGCAAGCCAACGGATCACCGGTTTACAAACGGCACTCAGACTTTCAGCATCTGTCCAGAGCCGTCATACTTGTAGAAGCCACGCCCCGTCTTCCGTCCAAGGTAGCCGGCGTCGACATACTTCCTCAGCAACGGGCAGGGCCGGTACTTGTCGTCGCCGAGCACGTCCTGCATCACCTCCATGATGGCCAAGCAGGTATCGAGTCCGATGAGGTCGGCGAGCTCGAGCGGCCCCATCGGCTGATTGGTGCCGAGCTTCATGGCGGTATCGACATCCTCCACACTGCCCACGCCTTCATAGACAACGTACACCGCCTCGTTGATCATCGGCAACAAGACGCGGTTGACGACGAAGCCCGGCGAGTCCTCGGCCACCATGGTGGCCTTGCCCATGCGCTCCGCCAGCGACTTGACGCATTCGTAGGTCTCCGGCGCGGTGGCCAGGCCGCGAACGATCTCGACGAGACGCATCACGGGGGGCGGGTTCATGAAGTGCATGCCGATGACTTTGTCGGGCCGGCCGCTGGCGCTCCCCAGTCGGGTGATCGAAATCGAGGAGGTGTTCGACGCCAGAATCACTTCCGGACTGCTGGTGGCGTGTAGGCGCTTGAACAGCTCGATCTTCAACCGCTCATTCTCCGTGGCTGCCTCGAGAATGAAGTCGGCATCCGCCAACGCCTCGAAGCTGGGCGTCGCATGGATGTGGGACAGGATCTTGTCGCCTTCCTCGCGCGTGAGTTTCCCGCGCGCAACGACACGGTCCATGGCACTGGCCAGGCCCGACAGGCCGCGGGCAATTGCCGCCTCTGAAATGTCGTGCAGCAAGACGTCAAATCCCGCCTGCGCGGCCACCTGGGCGATGCCGCTTCCCATCTGCCCTGCCCCGACGATTCCGATCGTGTGAACGTTCATGCCTCCTCCGCAGTCTCGAAGGTTCGTATCCAACTTCACGCCCCGGATGGCAAGCCCAAGCCTCGCATGGCGATGATGTTGCGCAGAATGTTCGAGGTGCCGCCCTGGATGGTGTACGCCGGCGCAAAGAGCAGCCCGCGCCCCACCCGTCCACCGAGGAGAGCGCCCGGTGACCCCGGCAGCAACTGACTATGCGGTCCGACCAGCTCACCCGC harbors:
- a CDS encoding acyl-CoA dehydrogenase, translated to MFALSETHEMLRKTCREFSDRELVPIAAALDREHRYPAEQVEHLAELGLMGVAIPEEEGGAGLDCLAYAIAMEEISRGCASTGVIMSANNSLYCDPVLKFATPVQKKTFLRPFAAGQQLGCFALSEPGNGSDAGAAKTTAQRQGDYWVLNGTKAWITNGYEASAAVVFATTDRAKKHKGISAFLVPMPTEGLSLGKKEEKLGIRASSTCNLIFEDCRIPRENLLGQEGEGFKIAMTTLDGGRIGIAAQAVGIAQAALEEAVAYAKQRQAFGAPIANLQAIQFKIADMALRIDSARLLTWRAAQLKDQGTRFTTEAAMAKLAASETATFVTHQAIQILGGNGYVSEFPAERHYRDARITEIYEGTSEIQRLVIASNVIKQYD
- a CDS encoding 3-hydroxybutyryl-CoA dehydrogenase, whose amino-acid sequence is MNVHTIGIVGAGQMGSGIAQVAAQAGFDVLLHDISEAAIARGLSGLASAMDRVVARGKLTREEGDKILSHIHATPSFEALADADFILEAATENERLKIELFKRLHATSSPEVILASNTSSISITRLGSASGRPDKVIGMHFMNPPPVMRLVEIVRGLATAPETYECVKSLAERMGKATMVAEDSPGFVVNRVLLPMINEAVYVVYEGVGSVEDVDTAMKLGTNQPMGPLELADLIGLDTCLAIMEVMQDVLGDDKYRPCPLLRKYVDAGYLGRKTGRGFYKYDGSGQMLKV